One window from the genome of Verrucomicrobiia bacterium encodes:
- a CDS encoding LysM peptidoglycan-binding domain-containing protein: protein MNNPSPLVPQGSLLDPKNKGRARVKIAVFVVLAIHGIGLLALLMQGCKKEPEPNAVAEDTNATTAAAAPSFEPTNAPPAATNEVPVPTNATVEATPVPPPPPAQTDYTVVQGDNFTTIARKFHVSVKAIIDANPGVEPTRLKVGQTLHIPPPATPSGAPGAVGGSGPPVETPSGEQIYTVKSGDTLTRIAGQYGVSVRALRSANSLTTDRIRVGQKLKIPVKSAPVQAPASAGSTSAPTGTAPPQ from the coding sequence ATGAATAATCCTAGTCCACTTGTTCCACAAGGGTCCCTGCTCGATCCTAAAAACAAAGGCCGTGCCCGGGTGAAGATTGCCGTCTTTGTCGTGCTGGCCATCCACGGTATCGGCCTTTTGGCGCTGCTGATGCAAGGCTGCAAAAAGGAGCCTGAGCCAAATGCAGTGGCGGAAGATACCAACGCAACAACGGCAGCGGCGGCGCCGTCTTTCGAGCCCACCAACGCGCCGCCGGCGGCCACCAATGAGGTGCCCGTGCCAACCAATGCGACCGTGGAGGCGACACCAGTACCTCCCCCGCCACCGGCCCAAACGGACTACACCGTCGTTCAAGGCGACAACTTCACCACGATCGCGAGGAAATTCCACGTGAGCGTCAAAGCGATTATCGATGCCAATCCGGGTGTGGAGCCGACGCGGCTGAAGGTAGGCCAGACATTACACATCCCGCCCCCGGCGACCCCGAGCGGGGCACCCGGCGCGGTTGGAGGCAGCGGCCCGCCTGTTGAAACCCCGAGTGGTGAGCAAATCTACACGGTCAAATCCGGCGATACCCTGACCCGCATCGCCGGGCAGTATGGGGTTTCAGTCCGCGCACTGCGTTCAGCCAATAGTTTGACGACTGACCGGATCCGAGTCGGCCAGAAACTCAAAATCCCGGTGAAATCGGCTCCAGTCCAGGCACCGGCGTCTGCTGGCAGCACGTCGGCTCCCACCGGGACGGCGCCGCCACAGTAA